GTTGGAGCTTGAAGCTGGAACGAAAGGATCAGCAGGAGCAGCAGAAACAGCAGGAGCAAGCAGCTTAAAACGTTATTTTATATGAAGGGAGGTGGTGTCTTAAGCGTTCGGTCGGGGCTATTGTTAGGGAATTAACATTTTTACAAAAAATTATCGGAGGTTTATCAACATGACAGCAAAACACTTACAAGATACAACCACTTTATATAATGGAGTCAATATGCCTTGGTTCGGACTTGGCGTATTCAAAGTAGAAGAAGGACCGGAATTGGTAAATGCCGTACGTACGGCAATCCAGCATGGGTATCGGAGCGTGGACACAGCCGCAATATACGGTAATGAAGAAGGTGTCGGGCAAGGAATCCGCGAGGGCTTGGCAACTGCAGGTTTAAATAGAGAAGATCTGTTTGTTACATCTAAAGTGTGGAACGCTGATCTGGGTTATGAATTGACATTGAAGGCTTACGAAGAAAGTCTCCAGAAGCTTGGTCTGGAATATTTGGATTTGTACCTCATACACTGGCCGGTTGAAGGGAAATATATCGAAGCATGGAAAGCGTTAGAGACGCTTTACAAGCAAGGACGCGTAAAAGCCATTGGCGTGAGTAATTTCCAGATCCATCACCTTGAACAGTTAATGAAGGAAACCGAAATCAAGCCGATGGTGAATCAGGTTGAATATCACCCGCGACTAACGCAAACAGAACTGCAGTCGTTCTGCCAGTCGAACGGAATTCAGCTTGAAGCCTGGTCACCCTTAATGCAGGGTCAACTGCTCGATCAAGAGGAGCTTCGGAACATTGCGGAGAAACATCATAAATCCATTGCCCAGATAATTCTGCGCTGGGATTTACAGAACGGCGTAGTGACGATTCCAAAATCAACCAAGGAACACCGAATTATGGAGAATGCAGCTATCTTTGATTTTGAATTGTCTGGTGAAGATATGCAGCGCATCAACAGCTTGAATCAGGATCACAGAGTGGGTCCAGATCCGGACAATTTTGATTTCTAAGAAATCCGCGTTTACGGCAACAATATAAATGTAATGAATATTATGGCTCTCCTTACTTCCAGTAGCACTACCGGAACAAGGAGAGCTCATTCCTACATAGATAGAAGGAGAGAGAATCATGAATCTAGATTTACAGGGCAAAGTCGCATTGGTAACAGGTTCAACGTCCGGCATCGGCAAAGCGATAGCGATGTCTCTTGCCGCCGAGGGAGCATCGGTTATTATTAATGGAAGACACGAGGATAAAGTGAAACAAACAATACATGACATTCACTCGAAGCATCCAGATGCCGAGTTGCGTTTTGTCGTAGCAGATCTTGGCACGGAGGAGGGTTGCCATCAGGTCAGGGAAGCTGCTCCGGTTGTTGATATTTTGGTTAACAATTTAGGGATCTTTGAGCCTGCTGAATTCTTCGATATATCGGATGCAGATTGGTTCAAGTTTTTTGAGACGAATATTATGAGCGGTGTTCGGTTAACACGGCACTATCTGAAAAACATGATCAATCGCAATGAAGGCAGAATCATCTTTATCGCGAGTGAAGCAGCCATTATGCCTTCGCAGGAGATGGCACATTACAGTGCAACCAAGACGATGCAGCTGTCTCTTTCCCGGAGCTTGGCTGAGCTGACAACAGGCACACGCGTAACGGTGAATACCGTCATGCCTGGATCAACCCTTACCGAAGGCGTTGAGACGATGCTGAATACCTTGTACCCGGATGAGAAGCTTACCATCGAAGAAGCCGAGCAGCGGTTTATGAAGGAAAACCGGCCGACGTCTATTATTCAGAGACTGATTCGACCGGAGGAGATTGCGGATTTTGTTACGTATCTGAGCAGCCCCAAGTCCTCGGCCATTAACGGTTCAGCACTCCGCATTGATGGGGGCTTGGTACGAAGCGTGTTCTAAGGGAAAAAGCAGCTTGAATAATTATTTATGAGCGGTATTTCTGCCTGAAAGATTTGCGTTTGAAGCCTGTGTAGCGAATGAAAATGGATAAAAGACAACGGAGAAATCAAATGATGCCAGGAAACATTGAGGGGAGAAGGAAGTCTGGATAGGCTGTCCGTTTGTCAGAGGACAACAACATATTTTCATTGGGACCACGTAAATACGTGGTTTTTCTTTTAAGGATATATGTTCTTGTCCAAATCCAAAGACAAGAACATATATCCTTTGCCGCGTACCCGTAAGTATAAAATTCCTCTCTAACAATAAGCTCACTTTTTATCCCTAGTAAAACTGGTAACTATCCTTTGCACGGTTTGGACCCTACTTAAGTAGGAGTCATACGTTGTTCTTCTGGTCATAGTTCCCCCCTCAGGCGCTTTACATCTTCTCTTGGTGGAAAACCAAACATACGGGAATATTCGCGACTGAATTGCGATGGACTTTCATAACCTACCTGGAAAGCGACATCAGCAGCATCTGTTGACTCCGACAATAACAGGCGCCGGGCTTCCTGGAGTCTCAGTTGTTTTTGGAACTGAATCGGGCTCATAGCGGTTACCTCTTTAAAGTGCCTGTGAAGTGAGGCAGCACTCATATTTGCTATTTCTGCAAGCTTTTCAATCCGAAAAGACCTGTCATAGTTATTCGTAATTTGGTCGATTACGTCTCTAATACGATTGGTAGAGCTTCCTTCTAATGCAATCTGTACCAGCACATTCCCATGCCGCCCTTGCAGAACCCTATAGAGAATTTCCTTCGTAAAAAGAGGAGCAAGTAACGGAATATCCTTCGGATTGTCTAACAAACGAGCTAATCTGATTACAGCATCTAGCATTGATAACTCTGTCGGGCTGACAAACATGGCTCGATTAGCATTCTCTTTCTTTCCAACTCGAATTTCAGAATCACGTAGAACTTCTAAGATTTGACTCGGTGTAAATACAAGATTGAGAGCCAAATACGGAACCTCTGAAGAAGCTTCCACAATTTGCGCCGTAACCGGCAGATCAACCGATGCAACAAGGTAATCGGCTGGACTGTACCTAAACCGCTCCTGTGACAGCCATACCTCCTTCGCACCTTGAACGATGATGCATATAGAAGGCTTGTAGACACTGTGCTTTGGACCGGTAATATTAGAGCGGCGAATAAAAAATAAAGATGGAATCGCAGTTGCGTTAACACCTTCCTGACTTGAATAACACTCTATGAGTTTAGCAAGCTCTTCTTGCTGTTTATACATTGGTTCAGACATAAGATCCTCCTTACCCTTTTAACTTGATAGTACCATTATAATGTTTATTCATCTGCGTGTAGATGGCTGTGAGAGGATTAGGCAATCATTTGCGACAAATTGGGTATCGGTTGCTTTTTCATTTGTTGCATAATTAGAGAACACGTTGACGTAAATGGTATCAGGGTTTCACACTTTGAAGTGAGGTGGAATTATGATGCAAATTCGTTTTCGGTTCTTTTATCTGGCTGTTTTTATAAATCTTGAATAAATCATAATGACCTGTCGTTAAGCGCGACCATTGCGAGCGCTGAGGAGGAAATAATTATGTATAATCGAATAAAAAACCTGTTTGCGATAAAAGGTTATGGTTTATTCGTCATTTGTACTGCTGGTTGGTGTGGGAATTTCTATTACGCAGCCATATCTATCCTTGTATGCCACTGAAGATTTGGGAATGAGTGCGGGAGCCTTTGGGGTGTTCATCGCAGTAAGTTCATTAAGCGGAGTAGTGGTCAACTCGCTAATTGTTAAGCGATCGGATAGCGGATTGGATCGAAAATGGTTGATTATTTTAGCAATGCTTTCATCTGCTCTAGGGTATGCTTCATATTTAGTTTTTGATAACTTCATTATTCTGTTGATTGTCATCACTATTTTTAATGGATACGGGGCTTCTGCCATGCCGCAAATCTACGCCTACGCACAGGAGTCGGCAATTGAAAGCCAAACGAGTGATAGGACTTTTGCGATGTCAACATTACGTTCTCTGGTATCACTGGGATTCCTGATAGGACCGTTAGTCGGTACACTCATTTTGGGATTACTTGGATACAGGGGGCTTTTTCTAGGGACATCCGCCATCTATCTTACAATTGCTTCACTTATATTCTTGTTTCTGCAAAAACGAAAAACTGTTCAAGGCAATGACAAAAAGAGAAAAAGCAAGGCCACCTCATCGCTTAAAAACAGGCAAATCATGCAGCCGCTTATCGCCTTTACCTTACTATTTGCGGTCAATGCTATTAATGGAATCAACACGCCGTTGTTTATAATAAATGAACTCCAAGGTACACATATGGATGTCGGTTTAGTCGTTAGTATTTCTGCTGGCTTGGAAATTCCCATAATGCTTACATTAGGTGCACTGGGCAGAAAAATATCAAACCATTCATTAATGATCATTGGATGTTTTGTGGCTCTTATCTATTACAGCATCTTAAGTATATCGACCGATTCCTGGCAACTTATCGCTGCGCAGCTTCTGCAGGCAACGTATGTAGCTATTGTCATGGGTAATGGACTAAGTTATTTCACGGATTTATTACCTGATTCACCAGGGCTATCCACCACGATCTATTACAATGGGTCCATCATTGGAAGACTAGTCGGAAATATGGGTGGCGGTATCATTGCCCAGTTTGTAGGATTTCGTCATGTTTATTGGGCCTGTCTCGCCATTGTGATTTTCTCGTTGTTTATCTTATGGAGAACAAAACCTCATAGGGAAAGCGAAGCAGCAACAGGGCACACTGGGTCCGTGTAGTATGTAATCCACACGACCATTTCAAGCTACTGCAAATTTAACTAGGATGGATTTTCTTCCAGACTTTGTACTGCATGAGGCTGTTTCCGTAAATGAGGAACGGATAGATCTTAGTGCAGTTTAATATGCAGCTTATATTGAGAGTGGACAACAACATATACACATAGGGACCGCGTAGATGCGCGGTTTTATTTGTTTAAGGATATCCGAATTACTCAATCAAACCAAGTGCAAACCGACCAGCGAATCCGACGATAGGTCTGCAAATATTTGACGGCAGCATCAGCAAGCTGATCTGTCGGAACAGTAAAGCAGGATAGTGGCAGGATACTTAACGACTCATTAGGGCACCAGAGCCATGCTCATTTATAATTTTTGATAGTGATTTAAGAGATTCTCTATTTTATCTTGGATAATTTGTTTTAATGAATCAGGCTTCACTGATATAACATAATTACCATATCTCATAAAATAGTTAGCTATAAACTCCTCTTCTCCTAGATTATAGAATCCCTTAATAACTGTTTTATTACCATTTTCTATTTTCATAGAAGGATAATGTTCTTTATAAAAAAGATCCTTTACTTGTTCTAAAATCTCTACTTCAAAGTCAATACTCTTCTCAGATTGATACATTTCTAATGAACGACTAACGAGTTCATCTATAGAAAAGTGAGATTTGATTTCCTCTTCTTCTATAAAGGTTATTCTATCGCATCTGAAAACTCTATATTGATTCGTATTTAACTCTATTCCTGTAGCATACCATTGACCAAACTTAGCGGAAATTTTGAAAAATTGAACATGGTAACTTTTTGTCTGATTATTTTTAACATATTGAATCTTACAGTTACTCTCATTAAGAATGCTTTTTAGAATTCCATCTAAAAAACGACTAACATTATTATGCTGATATATTTCAAACTGTAGGACTTTTTTCATTTTGTGAATCTGTTCTATTTGTTTTTTAGAAAGACAGTCTTCAAACTTTTCATTTAGTTTATTAACACTTAAATGAAATGGTGTTGATTGATAAGATTCTAACGTCAACATCGCAAAGTACAGAGCATACACTTCATCTATCGTAAAAATAATGGGGGATAACAATCTATTTTTTAAGATGCCATATCGTCCATGTCTGCCATGTTCCGCAAAAATAGGCATACCTAATTGTTCTAATGAACTAATATCACGTAGAGCTGTACTTTTTGAAATATTGTATTTATCCATTAGGTCATGTAAATTAAAGAACTCTCGACTATTTAAGTATCTTATCATGTCATTTAATCTTTCTGATTTATTCATAATTAAATCTCCTCATTAAAGGTGTCATACTTTGATACCTTTATCTATTATGATGAGTTCAAGGTCATATATCAAATTTATAAGATACATACCTAAAATCATTATATAAAAGGAGATTGATACCATGAGTGCAACACTAGAAGTAGCTATTTTCTTATCCATGAACGGAAAAGCACAAGAAGCTATACATTTTTACAAAAAGCATTTTAACGCAGAGGAATTGTTACTTGTTACCTATGAAGACATGGAAAAACGTGAAAGCTCATTGCAGCTTACTGATGAAAATAAGAATTATATTTCTCACTCTGTCTTATTAATCGGAAGAACAAAAGTAATGATAGCGGAATATACAATGAATATCAGCGAAGAATATACAGTTGGGAATAACACTTCATTATGTATTCAAAGTGCTGACTTAGAAGAAATTGAACATTTTTATAATAGCTTAATTACAGATGATAGAGTGAAAATCATTGTTCCTTTATCTAATAATGTGTTCAGCAAAGCATACGGTATTATAGAAGACCCGTTCGGTATTCAAATACAATTAATGTTTGACCATAGATTACAATAAAAAAATGTGCATTCCATACTTCAATTGGTATCGAATAAAACCTGGTTTATAATGTATGCAGGGAGTCACAAGAAGTAATTGGATGGGAGGTCGTAGAAATGGAAAAGACAAGATCCATACAAATGGTTACAGATTTTAAAGAGCTTCACTCAAATTTCTTTATTTTGCCCAATGCATGGGATGCGGCGAGTGCTAAAATTTTCGAGCAGTGTGGCTTCAAAGCGATAGGCACGACCAGTGCAGGCATCGCCGTCTCCCACGGATATTCGGACCGGAACATGCCGTTTGATACGATGCTGGCTGTAGTCCGTAAGATCGTTCAGGCCGTCAACATTCCGGTTACCGTGGATATAGAAGACGGCTATGGGGAGACCCCAGAGGAAGTCGCGGAGTCAGTTAGACAGGTGATCAAGGTAGGAGCGGTGGGGATCAACCTCGAAGACGCCACCATGGACCCGCAAGCGCCGTTGTATGATATTCAGGTTCAGCAAAAAAAAATAGCCGCCATCCGGCAGCTTGGGGATCGCATAGGTTTTCCTATTTTTATCAATGCCCGGACCGATCCATATTGGATCAAGCATGTGACTTCTTCCGGGAGGCTCGAAGAAACGGTAAAACGGGCACATGCCTACCAGGAAGCAGGGGCAGATTGTATTTTTGTCCCCGGAATCAGGGAAATTTCCGACATCCGGACACTCCGTAAAGAAATAAGCGGTCCGATAAATGTATTGGCTGGGCCTGAGCTGCCTCCCGCACATGAACTTGAGGCACTCGGGATCCAGCGAATCAGCACCGGCTCAGGACCTTTTCGTGCGACAGTATCGCTGCTACACCGCATCGGCCAAGAAATGTTGGAAAGGGGCACCTTTGAGCAAATGACCTCAAAAGTTCTTTCTTATGACGATTTATCACAGCTCTGACAGGCTTAACAGGGTTTTGGACAATCAACTCTCCTGTCGGTCGGACTCTGTGCTAAACTTGTACGTACGCATCAGGCATTAGCCTGCCTGATCCAGTTTATCTAATTTGGAGGCTAGTAAATGGCTGATGTGACCTTTTACCGTGACGAAGCGCTGCCTTTTCTGGAGGCGAAGCGATGCCATAAGAGTGATCTGGCGTATCAGAAGCATTTTCACGAGGAGTATTCCATCGGTTTAATCGATGAAGGCGAAACACAGGCATGGTGTGATGGCATCTTGTGGCGCGTTGAGGCGGGACGAATGATCAGCTTTCCACCGCTCATGTTCCACGCTTGTCAGCCTGCGGAAGATGCGCAATGGAAATACAAAATGCTGTTCATTAAACCGGAATGGCTCGCTCATCTTGAAATGCCCGATATCAACCAGCTTCATATTCCTTTCTTGCTCGAAAATGGGAAGAATGAAGCCTGTAGCAAGCTGCTTAATCGTATCATGGAGGCACTGACCCGGAGCGGTTCACCACTCGAAATCGAAACTGCGTTAATCGAACTGGTGCACAAGCTCGTAAACAAGCATGCGTCCGATCTGACACATGAGCCTTATGGCATACTGGAACCGAAGTACGTCAATCTGCTGAAGGAATATATCCATGCACATTATACCGATCGGATTACACTAGACACGCTTGAGCAGGAAGCCGGGATCAGCCGATATCATCTCATTCGCATGTTCAAGAAAAGCACACATGTACCGCCTCATGTGTATCAAAATCTACTGCGTATCAATCATGCTAAGAAAGAATTGAAAAATCGGCGGCCCATTGCCGAAATTGCTGTAGACACCGG
Above is a window of Paenibacillus uliginis N3/975 DNA encoding:
- a CDS encoding aldo/keto reductase — protein: MTAKHLQDTTTLYNGVNMPWFGLGVFKVEEGPELVNAVRTAIQHGYRSVDTAAIYGNEEGVGQGIREGLATAGLNREDLFVTSKVWNADLGYELTLKAYEESLQKLGLEYLDLYLIHWPVEGKYIEAWKALETLYKQGRVKAIGVSNFQIHHLEQLMKETEIKPMVNQVEYHPRLTQTELQSFCQSNGIQLEAWSPLMQGQLLDQEELRNIAEKHHKSIAQIILRWDLQNGVVTIPKSTKEHRIMENAAIFDFELSGEDMQRINSLNQDHRVGPDPDNFDF
- a CDS encoding SDR family NAD(P)-dependent oxidoreductase, which translates into the protein MNLDLQGKVALVTGSTSGIGKAIAMSLAAEGASVIINGRHEDKVKQTIHDIHSKHPDAELRFVVADLGTEEGCHQVREAAPVVDILVNNLGIFEPAEFFDISDADWFKFFETNIMSGVRLTRHYLKNMINRNEGRIIFIASEAAIMPSQEMAHYSATKTMQLSLSRSLAELTTGTRVTVNTVMPGSTLTEGVETMLNTLYPDEKLTIEEAEQRFMKENRPTSIIQRLIRPEEIADFVTYLSSPKSSAINGSALRIDGGLVRSVF
- a CDS encoding VOC family protein; the protein is MSATLEVAIFLSMNGKAQEAIHFYKKHFNAEELLLVTYEDMEKRESSLQLTDENKNYISHSVLLIGRTKVMIAEYTMNISEEYTVGNNTSLCIQSADLEEIEHFYNSLITDDRVKIIVPLSNNVFSKAYGIIEDPFGIQIQLMFDHRLQ
- a CDS encoding helix-turn-helix transcriptional regulator gives rise to the protein MNKSERLNDMIRYLNSREFFNLHDLMDKYNISKSTALRDISSLEQLGMPIFAEHGRHGRYGILKNRLLSPIIFTIDEVYALYFAMLTLESYQSTPFHLSVNKLNEKFEDCLSKKQIEQIHKMKKVLQFEIYQHNNVSRFLDGILKSILNESNCKIQYVKNNQTKSYHVQFFKISAKFGQWYATGIELNTNQYRVFRCDRITFIEEEEIKSHFSIDELVSRSLEMYQSEKSIDFEVEILEQVKDLFYKEHYPSMKIENGNKTVIKGFYNLGEEEFIANYFMRYGNYVISVKPDSLKQIIQDKIENLLNHYQKL
- a CDS encoding AraC family transcriptional regulator translates to MSEPMYKQQEELAKLIECYSSQEGVNATAIPSLFFIRRSNITGPKHSVYKPSICIIVQGAKEVWLSQERFRYSPADYLVASVDLPVTAQIVEASSEVPYLALNLVFTPSQILEVLRDSEIRVGKKENANRAMFVSPTELSMLDAVIRLARLLDNPKDIPLLAPLFTKEILYRVLQGRHGNVLVQIALEGSSTNRIRDVIDQITNNYDRSFRIEKLAEIANMSAASLHRHFKEVTAMSPIQFQKQLRLQEARRLLLSESTDAADVAFQVGYESPSQFSREYSRMFGFPPREDVKRLRGEL
- a CDS encoding isocitrate lyase/PEP mutase family protein; protein product: MEKTRSIQMVTDFKELHSNFFILPNAWDAASAKIFEQCGFKAIGTTSAGIAVSHGYSDRNMPFDTMLAVVRKIVQAVNIPVTVDIEDGYGETPEEVAESVRQVIKVGAVGINLEDATMDPQAPLYDIQVQQKKIAAIRQLGDRIGFPIFINARTDPYWIKHVTSSGRLEETVKRAHAYQEAGADCIFVPGIREISDIRTLRKEISGPINVLAGPELPPAHELEALGIQRISTGSGPFRATVSLLHRIGQEMLERGTFEQMTSKVLSYDDLSQL
- a CDS encoding AraC family transcriptional regulator, which codes for MADVTFYRDEALPFLEAKRCHKSDLAYQKHFHEEYSIGLIDEGETQAWCDGILWRVEAGRMISFPPLMFHACQPAEDAQWKYKMLFIKPEWLAHLEMPDINQLHIPFLLENGKNEACSKLLNRIMEALTRSGSPLEIETALIELVHKLVNKHASDLTHEPYGILEPKYVNLLKEYIHAHYTDRITLDTLEQEAGISRYHLIRMFKKSTHVPPHVYQNLLRINHAKKELKNRRPIAEIAVDTGFYDQSHFSKAFAKIVGATPQTYAMSV
- a CDS encoding sugar efflux transporter produces the protein MVYSSFVLLVGVGISITQPYLSLYATEDLGMSAGAFGVFIAVSSLSGVVVNSLIVKRSDSGLDRKWLIILAMLSSALGYASYLVFDNFIILLIVITIFNGYGASAMPQIYAYAQESAIESQTSDRTFAMSTLRSLVSLGFLIGPLVGTLILGLLGYRGLFLGTSAIYLTIASLIFLFLQKRKTVQGNDKKRKSKATSSLKNRQIMQPLIAFTLLFAVNAINGINTPLFIINELQGTHMDVGLVVSISAGLEIPIMLTLGALGRKISNHSLMIIGCFVALIYYSILSISTDSWQLIAAQLLQATYVAIVMGNGLSYFTDLLPDSPGLSTTIYYNGSIIGRLVGNMGGGIIAQFVGFRHVYWACLAIVIFSLFILWRTKPHRESEAATGHTGSV